The proteins below are encoded in one region of Hordeum vulgare subsp. vulgare chromosome 3H, MorexV3_pseudomolecules_assembly, whole genome shotgun sequence:
- the LOC123445614 gene encoding abscisic stress-ripening protein 1-like: MAHHLHKSKPAAEEESSKVKVAASKGTEEKHHKHMEQLAQLGAVAAGAYALHEKHQAKKVPEQAKEHKVRGGVAAALAVGSAGLALHERHQKKEAKSNAATAGDH; this comes from the exons ATGGCGCACCATCTCCACAAGAGCAAGCCGGCGGCGGAGGAAGAGTCGTCCAAGGTGAAGGTCGCCGCCAGCAAAGGCACGGAGGAGAAGCACCACAAGCACATGGAGCAGCTCGCCCAGCTCGGCGCCGTCGCCGCCGGAGCCTACGCACTG CACGAGAAGCATCAGGCGAAGAAGGTGCCGGAGCAGGCCAAGGAGCACAAGGTCAGGGGAGGGGTCGCCGCCGCTCTGGCGGTCGGCAGCGCCGGCCTCGCTTTGCATGAGCGGCACCAGAAGAAGGAGGCTAAGAGCAATGCCGCCACCGCCGGTGACCACTGA
- the LOC123442242 gene encoding uncharacterized protein LOC123442242 — protein sequence MASSKVSWGSLKESACRSLFTSVKNPRSDSPNNPHGPVRCAGCHQHPSAATATTKAREKPKGARKLRAADVALNHRLVSWRVGGGTEDGPAATGGYNYTGTSTSAVLAHLAGGNNWHAEDKEEDDADLVAAALRGISDLYDLIVSLQAAPGGQENDADGTATAADTDEIEEQDAEITDDVDEDEEEDDDGFCMVRGITIALEFSDGEEDWIVV from the exons ATGGCGTCCAGTAAAGTTTCTTGGG GAAGCTTAAAGGAAAGTGCATGCCGGTCCTTGTTTACAAGTGTGAAAAATCCAAGATCAGATTCACCAAATAATCCACAC GGGCCGGTGCGGTGCGCGGGGTGCCACCAGCACCCGTCCGCCGCTACCGCCACCACCAAGGCGCGGGAGAAGCCCAAGGGCGCGCGCAAGCTGCGCGCCGCCGACGTCGCACTCAACCACCGCCTCGTCTCCTGGCGCGTCGGCGGCGGCACCGAGGACGGCCCGGCCGCCACGGGCGGGTACAACTACACGGGCACCTCCACGTCCGCCGTGCTCGCCCACCTCGCCGGCGGCAACAACTGGCACgccgaggacaaggaggaggacgacgccgaTCTCGTAGCCGCCGCCCTGAGGGGGATCTCTGACCTGTACGACCTCATTGTCAGCCTCCAGGCCGCGCCGGGCGGACAAGAAAATGACGCAGACGGCACGGCGACAGCGGCGGACACCGACGAAATCGAGGAGCAGGATGCTGAAATTACCGACGATgtcgacgaggacgaggaggaggacgacgacgggtTCTGCATGGTGCGGGGCATCACCATCGCGCTTGAGTTCTCCGACGGGGAGGAGGACTGGATCGTGGTCTGA